A section of the Ochotona princeps isolate mOchPri1 chromosome 19, mOchPri1.hap1, whole genome shotgun sequence genome encodes:
- the LOC101522958 gene encoding olfactory receptor 2Z1-like: MDSADYVKLSEDWQQAGRAPWNSSSSSGFILTSLFNKSPMHLLLFSMVALTYLLAMAGNASMVLLIWADARLHTPMYFLLSQLSFLDIFFTSVTVPKMMVGFLFGWTSISFGGCGAQMFFFMFLGAAECLLLALMAYDRYVAICNPLRYPVLMRRQVCVLMVLASWLGGSLNASIQTSLTLQFPYCGSRKIAHFFCEVPSLLLLACADTEAYEQVLFVTGVVVLLVPITFITTSYALILAAVLRMHSVEGRRKALATCSSHLTVVNLFYGPLVYTYMLPARYHSPGKDNTVSVFYTVLTPMLNPVIYSLRNREVTGAVMKALGKSGPSQKA, from the exons ATGGACAGTGCGGATTACGTCAAGCTGAG TGAGGACTGGCAGCAAGCAGGCCGAGCGCCCTGGAACTCCTCCTCCAGCTCGGGCTTTATTCTCACCAGCCTTTTTAACAAGAGTCCGATGCACCTGCTCCTCTTCAGCATGGTGGCGCTGACCTACCTCCTCGCCATGGCCGGCAACGCCTCCATGGTCCTCCTGATCTGGGCCGACGCCCGGCTCCACACGCCCATGTACTTCCTTCTCAGCCAGCTGTCCTTCCTGGACATCTTCTTCACTTCGGTCACCGTGCCCAAGATGATGGTGGGCTTCCTCTTCGGCTGGACGAGCATCTCCTTCGGAGGCTGTGGGGCACAGATGTTCTTCTTCATGTTCCTGGGGGCTGCAGAATGCCTCCTGCTGGCCCtcatggcctatgaccgctacGTGGCCATCTGCAACCCTCTCCGCTACCCAGTGCTCATGCGCCGCCAGGTCTGTGTGCTCATGGTGCTGGCCTCCTGGTTGGGAGGGTCCCTCAACGCCTCCATCCAGACCTCTCTGACCCTGCAGTTTCCCTACTGTGGCTCTCGGAAAATCGCCCATTTCTTCTGCGAAGtgccctcgctgctgctgctggcctgtgCAGACACCGAGGCGTACGAGCAGGTGCTCTTCGTGACGGGGGTGGTGGTCCTCCTGGTACCCATCACATTCATCACCACCTCCTACGCCCTCATCCTGGCCGCTGTGCTCCGGATGCACTCTGTGGAGGGGCGTCGGAAGGCCCtggccacctgctcctcccacctgACGGTTGTCAACCTTTTCTATGGGCCCCTTGTCTACACCTACATGTTGCCTGCACGCTACCACTCGCCGGGCAAGGACAACACAGTGTCTGTCTTCTACACTGTCCTCACCCCCATGCTCAACCCAGTCATCTACAGCCTCAGGAACAGGGAGGTGACGGGGGCAGTGATGAAGGCATTAGGAAAGAGTGGGCCTAGTCAGAAGGCGTAA